CAGTGAAGGTTTTTCATACTGGCGCCTGTGTCCTTTCAGCAAGCCCCCATCAAAAggataacttttttaaaaacagcgTTATTGAGAtagaattcacataccatacaatttaccACTTCAAACATACAGCTCAATGGCTTTCGGTATGTTTATAGATTTTGTATGTATGGTTATAGATTTGGTATGTATATTTATAGATTTGCTATGTGTGTTTCTAGATTCGATATTTATGTTTCCAGATTCACTATGTGTGTTTCTAGATTCGTTATGTGTGTTTCTAGATGAGTGCCTACCACATCCACCAcattcaattttagaacattttcattactgtAGAAAGAAGCCTCAGGTGTCACCCCCATGTCCCTCTGTTCCCCCAGCCCTAGGGGACCAACCACTATTCTACTTCCCTGTCTATATTTGTCTGTGTGGCTATTCTaaacatttcatatgaatggaaccATATAATACATAGTCctctgtgactggcttcttttgcgtagcatcatgttttcaaggttcttccgtgtcgtagcatgtatcaggacttcattcctttttgtgtctgaataatattccattgtatatccataaaaaaaaaaatccattaaaaatttttttttttttacatttcatttattcagtcaccagttgatggacatttggattgcttccagtttttggctgttatgatagtgctgctatgaatatttgtgtacaagtttttgcacgggcatgtgttttcagttctccaggggatctacctaggagtggaactgctgagtcATACGATAACTAACCATTTCACCAGGATCACTTTTAAAACTCTGTAAGgggtggaggcagggagaggaTTACAGTAACCCGGGGGAGAACTAATGGTGAGCTGGCAGGGTGCGGGCAGTGGAGGTGGTGCCAGGTGGCTGCCTTGTTGGGTGTATTTTGGTGGCAGAGCAGCAGGCCTCCCTTACTTAAAGGAAGAGGtggtgtgagagaaagacctgtttgcatttctttttctgtgaattgcccatgttctttgctcatttttctgttggattgttggtctttttcttaatttcttggaGCTTTGTGTCTGTTAAATAGCCCTTTGTCTATTTAACAACTATTCAAgagttgaaatttattttctagtttGTTACTGTGTTTTGACTTGGCTTATAGTATCTTTTTGCCTTAATGAAGTCTATTTTCACGTAGTAAAATTTAACAGTCTTTTAAGACTTGAGTTTTGTCATAGTTAGAAAGGCCTTCTCAACTCTTATGGTTATAAGGAATTCACCcatattttactatttttattctCGTACtctttttcctttagtttttatttttaaatctaatgTCTTTAAAGTTTATCCTGATATATAGTGGACTGTATGGATCCACGTTGCTCTTTCTCCAAATAATTCTGCAGTGACTAGTCTTGTGCAGACATTTTTGTcctgataaatatttaaaaaaacgaaaaacaaactctttgccatcaagtcgattatggctcatattgaccctatagaatggagtagaactgcctcatagggtttccaaggagcggctagtgaattcgaactgctgactttttggttagcagccaagctcttaaccactgcgccaccaaggctccagaaagTAAGCTTTAAGAAGACAGAGTTCTTTTTGTCTGCTTTGTATACTGTCCTAGCACCAGCACCTAAAACAAGTGCCTCGCTTCTGGTAGGAGCTCAATGCTTGTTTGTTGATTGAATCTGTACCAAGCAATCTCAGTAGACTCCTGTATCAAAGTCCGTGTACATTTGTGGTTTTTAAAGTTATTGCCAAGTTGCCCTCTGTGAGGTCAGTCCGCCTTGTGCCCCAGGCAACGCAggaggggcctttttttttttttattaacttttattgagcttcaagtgaacgtttacaaatcaagtcaaactgtcgcatataagtttatatacaccttactccgtactcccacttgctctccccctaatgagtcagcccttccagtctctcctttcgtgacacttttgccagcttccaactctctctatcctcccatcccccctccagacaggagatgccaacacagtctcaagtgtccacctgatacaagtagctcactcttcgtcagcatctctctccaacccattgtccagtcccttctatgtcatgtctgatgagttgtcttcgggaatggttcctgtcctgggccaacagaaagtttggggaccatgaccgccgggattcctctagtctcagtcagaccattaagtctggtctatttgtgagaatttggggtctgcatcccactgatctcctgctccctcaggggttctctgttgtgctccctgtcagggcagtcatcggttgtggccgggcaccaactagttcttctggtctcaggatgctgcaggtctctggttcatgtggccctttctgtctcttgggctcttagttatcgtgtgagcttggtgttcttcattctcctttgatccaggagaGGCCTTTTGTTGATCTCCATTCACTCAGCCGATCCAGCCTGAGCCTTTGCCTCCACTGAAGGCAATTGTCCCTGTGGAGGCCACCTCCATGCTGCCATCTCCAGCAGTTACTCCTGTGTCCTCAGTGTTACGAAGCCTCTCAGCAGCATCACGTCATTTGCTGGCCAGACTCCACAGTCAGAGGGCAGAGTTCCTAAGAGATTGCCCTCACTTCAGACACCAGCCACAAGTTTAGAGGTTTCCACAACCACCCTTATCGTATGATCTGCTAGAACAACTCACAAAACGGAGGAAAGCGTATTATAGTTTTATTCTAGTGAAAGGACACAAATTAAAATCAGCTGAAAGAAGAGAGGCATAGGGTGAGGCCTGGGAGGGTCCAAACTCCACGCTTCCACGCGTCCTCTCCCCGTGGAGTCCTGGTCTGCGTTCCCTCCTGGCTTCCGTGTATGACAGTACGTAAAGAGCACTGCCATTACTGCCAGTCAGGGAAGCTCACTGtgcctttggtatcagagtttCTTGGAGCTCGTTCACATAATGCCTGCCTGCTGACCTCACTTCCTCTGGAGGTCAGAACTGATATGGTGTGGCCTGACGCCCCCATCATAAATCATACCACCAGACTGTCCCGGGGGCCAGAGACCCCAGCCAACACAGACAGGTGAGACTTTCTAGGAGCCTGAGGTCACCTCCCAGGAGCCAAGGCAAAAGCCACATGCTCTTTGGGTAGGCCTGACGTTTCACGACACAACTCCCTGGAACACagctgccgctgctgctgctactgctaaTTATGATAGCAGTAACAGCTGCCCATGATGTGCTCTCAGAGGGCATTTCTCACACATTTGCCCTCACAGAGTCCTGTGAGGTGAGTGTGTTTCCCTGAGGAGGGCAAGTTGCCCGAGGCCCCAGAGTTGGGACAGAGCGGAGCCTCCTCCGAACTCTCTCACCTCCTGGGCCTGACAGTGGCTGCGCCTTCCAGAGCTCTGGTGTCAGGAAGGAGGAAGCGCTGGAGAGAGATGGGTGGCTGGCTTTTGAAGGGTATGTGTGATTCAGACGTGCTGAGCCATTAGTAAAGGGAACTCAGAGTTTGTGTGTACCCTGTGGTTATGACGTGGCTTCATTCAGAAATGATTGGATCATTTCTGGTTCTCGTCCTCTGAGCTATGTAGGAATGAGGGGTTTGTTTCCATCAGCTCCCCAGGATGGTCATTTTAGCCAGGAGCACAGGGACAGTCAGACACTTTCATGTCCCCGTTCCAAGTCTGGTGAGGGCAGGACCGTCCTGGAGCATGTCTGTAAGCTGTTGTTATTTGAGACCCACTCAGAGCCAGCCCATTGTCACCCTGCCCTTGGCTGAGCGGGCCAGGCTATGTTTGCTGTGACTTTTTCCCTCTCCCCTCTGGGACTCAGCTTGCCAGCTTCTTTTAGGAGCGTAGAGGCCAGGATATTTTTAACTGAACAGAGCCATGAATAGCTTGGATGAGGGCAAGTGGGAGGACAGGAGTCCAGCTGCCTAACTGGGTCAGGTCCGTTATCATCCAGCAGGCCATCTGCCTTCAGTGGAGGTGGGGCTTTTTGTGGAAGGTGGTTTCTTGTGTCTGCATCAGAGATCCTTGTGGACATACCAAACCCATGGTGCTGAGCCTCTTTATTTCTCAGCCTTTATCGTCTGTAGGGGAACAGTAAGTTCAGGAATTTACTCCCACTGCTATGTTtttggtaggagccctggtagcacagcggttaacctgctaaccgaaaggttggcggtttgaactcactagccactcctagggagaaaggtggggcagtctgcttctgtaaagatcacagtcttggaaaccctgtggggcagttctgctctgtcctgtaagaatcactatgaggcagagttggctcagtggcagtaggtttggtttttggtactgtttatggagtccctgggtggcacacatgcTTGAGGGGTagacctactaactgaaaggttggtggttgaaacccactcaACGATGCCTCAGAAGTAGGCCTGGCAGTTTGCTTTCGAAAGGTCATACCCTTGAAAAttctacagagcacagctctgctctgcacatggGGGTCGCCgggagtcggagttgacttaaAGGCGACTCACAGTAACAACCACACTGTTGTTCCTGATTCATACTCCCGTGAACTCCAGAATATGCCTCTTCCCTCATCGGGGTGGTCTAAGTTTTGGAGGATAAGTTGTGTGCCATAATACATGCTGTTTATTTTGTAGACTTAGTTGGGGGTGGTGAGGAAGATAGCTGGGGGCCCCAGAGTTAATTATATAATTGTGCATACAGTATCTGGTACAATAGATGTCTCGGGTAGTGAGAataaactatgaaaaaatattttacaaatgacTATTAAATATgtttagaaattatttaaaagttaTTTCTGGCTCTCGGCAGTAAGTAATATCTCTAATACAGTCTAGTATCGAAGGATTGGCTAGTCGAATGCTAGGAGCCAAAATGTATTCATTGACCTACTCAGGTATTTGTATTTTTGGAAAGAGAGTTAATATAtagttgattatggcatttactAAAGAACTAGAAGGTCATCAGTAAGCTCTTTAtcattattaaattattaaataaatgattaatagcccatatttcaaatattttaacacAATTCTGGAAGTACTTCATCTTTCTGAATACTAGGCCCTTGTACAAGAACATAGTAACAGTGGTTAGACACTAATTTTTCTGAGCTGTCCCATATTAAAGTGACCtatttttattaagaaataaaagataaaacaatctattttaatatgtattaaaaGTATGTTTAAGAATGCTTTCATTTCAGGAGAATGTCCATTCTTAACCCtttgccagcaagtcgattctgacttgtagagaccccatgtcttacagagtagaacttagcttcatggggttttttgcctataatctttctggaagcagattgccaggcctttccttctggtgctgttgggtgggtttgaactgccaaccttttggttagttgtcaGGTGcaaattgtgccacccagggatccgtGTTTATTCTTAGTACATTTCAAATCAGTAATGTAAATGTTAAGTTTGAAATAACGAACTTTGGAAAGTTAAGAGAAGATTAGGTTTAGCTTGATTACTTTGTTTTGAAATGTTGATGGACTCTACACTTACAGTAATACCACCTTATATTTGTGGAGTGCTTATtctattcaggagccctggtggcgtagtggttaagcgttatggctgctaaccaagagttcagcagtttgaatccactagccactccttggagaccctatggggcatttctgctccgtactgtagggtcactctgattcagaatctactcaactgtCTGGGTTCCACTACTCAGATACAAAGAGTGATGGTCAGTTTCTaccaagaaaatattttgagcATGCACCACCAGGTATAGATACATGATCATAAACTATATAACTTGCCCTATAAAAATGTAGTATAGATTATAAAACATTCAGAAAATTAAAAGGGAGAAGAGATAAAAGGCAAAGACATTCTGATATTTTCCTCCATGCCTTGAGGTGGGTTCACCCCGTTTTAACAACTGCTGGACTAGAAGATTTTGCAAAGAGTTTTTCAGAATTTACCTGTAGCTGGACTGAGTTGTGTGTGCAAGAAACAGATCTTAACCACTCTCTTCTTTTTGAAGCACTCAACTCAGTGGGCCTCTGCAACACTCGGTTTTCCTCTTACTGTTTTGAGTGTTCCTCCTTGGTGTCTTTTGTGGACTCCACCTCTGACCAGGCTTTATATTTTGGTGGTCTCAGCCTTCCGTATACTACCTTCCATCTGTCCTTTCTTTTGATGTGCTGTTTACCAGAGTCAGCAGTTTAACACTTTGTAAAGCCGGGATTTCTGATCTACCTCCCCAGCTCTGACATCTCTTGGGCTAAAGACTTTATAAATCCAACTGCTTGCTGGAAGTGCCAccgtcaaactttttttttttttaatcaaactctTTATGTCCTCATCTGAACTCCTTAATCCCCCTCTGACCTGTGCCTCCCCCTCTTTTTCATTCGATGACACCTTCATTACCCAGAGTTGAAAGCAGAAACTTTCTTTTTCGAAAGAACCTGTAAGTCATTTCACCTTCTACATCTAATCAGCCGccatcttttttctgattttacatGCTAAAATACTTAATTTTCTCTATTAGCACCTCCTGACTCCAGCCCTCCATCTTTTCCCTGAACTACTGAAGTAGCCCCAAGTTGGTCCTCTGTGTCCAGTGTGGTTCCTGTCCAGTGTGGTTCCTTTCCAGTCTGTCCGCCACACGGCAGCCAGAGCAGCTAACCTAAAATACAAGTCTCGCCATCATTTCCTTGCTAAAAATTCACCAGTGGTGCCCCCCCGACCTGGTCGCCTGCCCAGTGACATCCACGTTCTTCATGACCCTGGTCAGTGCTGCTGCCTCCTGGCTCCTGTTAAGCTCCACAGCCCCATCCTCAGCCCGCCTTGCTTTCCGCCTTAGCCTCCAATAATACTTACTGGCTCTATTCTCTTCCCCATGTACTCtttttgaacttaaaaaaaaaattaacagttgTACATTTATGTAACTTAAAGAGTCATCTATGTCTGTAAGATCAATTAAGAGAAACATCTGTTTCCTACTTTGGTTTCTCCAACCCTGAAGTCAGTCAGTTTCAGCAGTAGCTGGGTCTTTCTGTGTTTACTTTGCTATTTCTAAATTACACGCTGGTGTGGTCGCTTCTTGATTTTCCATTTCCAGGCCATGTCTCTTTGTCTCCCCACTGTGGAGGATGAGGTGTTGGCTCACTTTTGCCCGGCTTCTGCCTCACACGCTCACATGTCCATCCCTTCTACCCAGTGTTGCTGCTGTTTGGTGccgttgagccagttccaacacacggcaaccccatgttacagaacagaactgccccgtagggtttcctaggctgtcacctttacagaagcagatcgccaggactccCTCCTGCGGAGCCGCcggtgggttcaagctgcagacctttgggtcagcagccaaacctttaaccattgtgccactagggcaccTTAATGAAAGGTGTAGGCCCTCGTAAAGTTAGATAACCCAGGGAGGAATGTGGTAGACAGCATTATCGGTAATcttattttttgttcatttcaAAGTCTTTCCCAGTTTTTCCTGACAGTTGCCCCATTTGGATCATAAtgtcaaagacagatttgtttttgttgttgttgtacttttgatgaaagtttacagaacaaactagcttctcattaaacaattagtacacattgtttCGTGACATGGGTTATCAATCCCATGActtgtcaacgctctccccttctcgaccttgggttccccattaccagcttttcagtCCTTGGCTTCTAGTCCTTggcctgggctgttgtgcccctttagttttgttttgttttatgggcctatctaatctttggatgaagggtgaacttcaggagtgactcattactgagctaaaagggtgtctgggggccatactcttgggttttctctagtctctgtcaggccaataagtcgggtcttttttttgtgagttggaattttgttctacatttttctccagctctgtccaggaccttctgttgtgatcccttgtcagagcagttggtggtagtagtgggacaccatctagttgtgctggactcagtctggtaagaAAGATTATTCTTGAtctcacacagacacagacatagacacacacacacacctggtcTCATTAGGTTTGTAGGTGCAGCAAGAGTGTTAATTAACCATGCAGCAACCTTGAGGTTGCTCTTGCACTCTAGAGCCACACAGTATTGAACAACTACTGAGGTCACAAACCAGCTTCTGCCCAGAAATTTTCATAAGGGATCTCAAATTGATCTTTTGAAAGCCTCTGTTATTTGCTATCCTGAATATTAGAAACTAAGCCCAAGACACTTTCTCTACGACATTTTTAACTGGAACCGAAGTAGTTATAGATGTGGGGGAAGTCTTTTTTTATCGGGGTCTCCAAAATTTGCTAAAAGTTCCTGGCCTGCCAGGAGGTGATCTCCCTTATCTTCTTTAAGGCCAGGACCCTTCCGGGCTAGTTTTCCTGCTAGAACTTTGTAGACATCAGAGCCgtaagtagagttgaccttggcTCCTTAAAAGTGGCTCGTCATACCTGAGTCTAGGAGAATCGTTCCCCAGTGTCTCTCCAGGTAAGACCCCGGTTCCATAATCAATTCATTGTTACATCCTGGTTAAAGGGAGGACAGAGTTCTGTTGAACCTGTGCAAATAACTGCATTCCCACAAAAAGTACAGAGTCTCagagtttatatttttcttcagtgtttgtAGGGAACTCTGCATTAGTGAAGTACTGCTCTTGCTGTGATCTCCAGTGGGTAGGTGGTCATGCTGTTTGCTATCACAAGGTGGGAGTGACAGTAATAGTAGTAGTGTCAGTGTCCTCAGAACCTAACTTCAGGGGGCATAGTgcgaatcaagatcagcccaaggctgattccagtGAGGTGGGGGTCGGACGCACCTCTGGcctccagcctttttaccaattctgacaccagccgtccctcccatagCACTATCTACTTCTCTTCCGGGTTTGATGATCCATTGCAGCAGCCGCAGCAGAACTCAGAGAGcacacttacagttaagtggcttattagggaacagggtacaactcgggatcaggCTCAACAGGCCCAACTCAGGAAGCACGCAGGCAGTCtctcttcttcagtgcaggacagctctctcagcgcCTCTGGAgtgtgcaggcctcctctcggccccctgagggcaggctcctcttggccccctgaggGCAGGCTCCTCTCGGCCCTCTGTCTGTCGCTGCTGCTCTGCAGTGGagccccttctgggcctgtttCCATATTCAGTGTTgcagcccttgacctgtgttacagctcgtGTAGGAGGTTTCTTGTCTCCCCTctgctgctctcttctctcttctttcttcctactTCTGTCCTGCcgcttctttctgtctcaaaaACCTCTTTGGGTTGGCTGCTTAATTATGcgaactccttgtcaatttcgaGGCAGGGAATTGCCACCAGGGCCAGGAACCCTGCAAGAGGCATGCCAATcgcagggcaggctgcagcccagcgCCAGGCAAAAAATATCAAACCGtccttgtttacagcttacccaggagcTGTAACAAACCCTTTGgggtagaaaactaagacaaaggtaactcctcaggattTAGGGGAAAAACTTTTCTCAAGCTGTCTTTCTAAAGAACCAAAGCAAAAGGTCGTATAAAGGAACGCATTTCACCACACCTTGGTACCAACGATCCTAATATTTGTTAGGAAATATCTGATGTGGGTAGACTTTCTTAGGAATCTCATCTTCAGGATGAAATTGAAATTTGATTATATTTTCCAGGTTCATATTGAGATCCACTGAGTGCCTGCTTCTGACTGTGACCAAGGCGTGTCCTCGAGCCCCTGGCATCAGAGAGTACAAAGTATGAGGGATGGAAGAGGGACCCTTGGCAAATGCCTTGCCAAagcggaggaggagggagaagctgGCTCAGACAAATCATTATACGGGCTTGATAAGAGAACCCAGGAGAGTTCTGACCCATCAGACGTACTGTCCTGGGTGGATCAACCTGCGTTCAATGTAAATGGAAATTCACCAAATGAGTTATCAGTGGAAATGAAAAATGACCTGAGCGAGGCTCCAGACTTGCAAGAATCCTTAAGAAGAAATTCCGCTTTAGCAGCCGCTCTGAGCAAGACCATGGCTCTGTCCTTTGCTCGCACGGAAGGGCGGGGTGTGAAGGTGCTCCCAGATGTTGGCGAGGCTCTGGTGAGGGACTGGCTGAGAAGAGGGCCAAGGGCCACTGACCGCCGCAGAAACTGGTGCCGCAAAGGAGAGCCCGGGGTGTGGTCTGCACGTCTCCAGCCTTTGGAACTACCACGTTACCACGAACTGAATCTGCTGCAATTAGGAACGGGAATTCTTGAGGATGAATCACCGAGTGCTTTTCTTGGGATCATCTCTGAGCTTGAACCGCCTTCCCTGTACTCCATCCTTTCTGCAACCCTGTATGCATGTCCTGATGTCCCCCTGAATAATGAGACAAAAAATGCTTCCCTTGACTGTTTGAAGCCCGTGTTTTCAGAGCAAACAATAGAGTACAAGGAAATGCTCTCAAGTGTACAAAGTATACCAAGTGATCTGCAGGTGACACTGGGGTTACTGGCTCTCTGAGCTTTGGAAT
The sequence above is drawn from the Elephas maximus indicus isolate mEleMax1 chromosome 12, mEleMax1 primary haplotype, whole genome shotgun sequence genome and encodes:
- the FAM220A gene encoding protein FAM220A gives rise to the protein MRDGRGTLGKCLAKAEEEGEAGSDKSLYGLDKRTQESSDPSDVLSWVDQPAFNVNGNSPNELSVEMKNDLSEAPDLQESLRRNSALAAALSKTMALSFARTEGRGVKVLPDVGEALVRDWLRRGPRATDRRRNWCRKGEPGVWSARLQPLELPRYHELNLLQLGTGILEDESPSAFLGIISELEPPSLYSILSATLYACPDVPLNNETKNASLDCLKPVFSEQTIEYKEMLSSVQSIPSDLQVTLGLLAL